Proteins co-encoded in one Corylus avellana chromosome ca9, CavTom2PMs-1.0 genomic window:
- the LOC132192074 gene encoding protein TERMINAL FLOWER 1-like, which translates to MARVSEPLIVGRVIGDVIDSFTPSLKICVTYNNKQVCKGLELHPSSVTTKPRVEIQGADMRSFFTLVMTDPDVPGPSDPYLREHLHWVVTDIPGTTDATFGREVVSYEIPRPNIGIHRFVFVLFKQKRRQSVNPPSSRDHFSTRSFAAENDLGLPVAAVYFNAQRETAARRR; encoded by the exons ATGGCAAGAGTTTCAGAACCTCTGATTGTTGGGAGAGTCATAGGAGATGTTATTGATTCTTTCACGCCAAGCCTAAAAATATGTGTCACTTACAACAACAAGCAGGTCTGCAAGGGGCTTGAGCTCCATCCTTCCTCAGTAACCACCAAACCAAGGGTTGAGATTCAAGGAGCTGATATGAGATCTTTTTTCACACTG GTGATGACTGACCCAGATGTTCCTGGCCCTAGTGATCCTTATTTAAGGGAGCACCTGCATTG GGTAGTCACAGACATCCCAGGCACAACAGATGCCACATTTG GAAGGGAGGTTGTGAGCTATGAGATTCCAAGGCCAAATATAGGGATCCACAGGTTTGTGTTTGTTCTGTTCAAGCAGAAACGAAGGCAATCAGTGAACCCACCTTCTTCCAGGGATCACTTCAGCACCCGAAGTTTCGCAGCCGAAAACGATCTCGGCCTCCCAGTTGCTGCTGTTTATTTCAATGCACAGAGAGAAACAGCCGCAAGAAGACGCTAA